The segment CATCGGCGGGCTGAGCGCCCTGCTGCTCCAGTCCCTGCACCCGCTCGCCATGGCGGCCGTGGCCGGGCACTCCGGGTACCGCGGCGACCCCTGGGGCCGGTTGCAGCGCACCAGCACCTTCCTGGCCGTGACGACCTACGGCACGTCGGCGGACGCCCAGCGCGCCGTCGACCACGTCCGCGCCATCCATGAGCGCATCCGCGGCACGACGTCCGACGGCGCGGCCTACCACGCGGCCGATCCGCACCTCCTCGGCTGGGTGCACGCCGCCGAGACGGACAGCTTCCTGCGCGCCCACGCACGCTTCGGGGCCCGTCCGCTGGACGCCGCCGGGTACGACGGCTATGTCGCCGACACCGCGCGCGTCGCCGAGGCGCTGGGCGTGAGCGACCCACCGCGTGACCGCCGCCAGCTGGCCGAGCGCCTGACCGCCTACCGGCCCGAACTCGGGGCGACCTCAGAGGCCCGGGCCGCCGCCCGCTTCCTGCTGTTGCGGCCGCCGGTGCCGCTCGCGGTGCGCCCCTTCTACGGCGGGCTGGCCGCCAACGCCGTCGTGCTCCTGCCGCCCTGGGCCCGCGCCATGCTGGGGCTGCCGCGGGTACCGGTCGTCGAGAGCCTCACCGTACGGCCCACCGGACAGGCCCTGACCCGGGCCATCCGCTGGGCCATGAGCCCGCCGCCGGGCCGGTCGGGACCGGCGTGAGCGGGCGGCCCGGCGGGCTCAGGCCGTGCTCGCGTACAGCTCTTGGAGGGGCTGGGCCGAGTCGGTTCCCGAATGGCCGAACGGAGCGTCGAAACTCCACACCAGGAAGAGCAGGAAGACGACCAGGGCGCTGAACGCGGTGGCCAGCATCAGCTCCCGGGCCGAGCGGCGGATCTGGAGCGCGTAGAGCAGTCCGAGGGTGACCACCCCGCCCGCGATCAACCCGAACCACACGACGCCCGGCAGGGTGCTGCCGGCGCTGTCGAGGCGCTGGTGGCGGGCGTCGTCGGCGGCGGCGACCTGGTCGAGGAGCGGCTGATAGGCCTGGGCCTGGAGTTCGTCGGTGGGCGTGCGGTGGGCGATGTCGCTGCGGATGCGGGTCAGCAGGCGGCCGCCGGAGGCGTCGACCGCGCCGTCGTCCTCCATGGCCGGCCACTCCTCGGTGACGGCGTGCCGGGCGTAGGCGTCGATGTGCCGGCGCACCTGGGTGTGGAAGGCGGCGGGGTAGACGTCCAGGCGCTGGTCGATCTCGTAGAGCGCCTGGGCCTCGCGCTGCACGGTGTCCTCGGCGGCGCCGCGGGCCTCCCAGACTCCCGCGATGGCCAGCCCCAGGACGATGGCGTAGACGACGCCGACCATCATCACCATGTACTCCAGCACGTCGGGAGTCTGCGAGGTGTCCTCGTCGTCGGCGACACGGCGGTGGCGCATCACGGTGGCGGCGACGACGAAGGCGCAGACCAGCGCACAGGCCAGGGTGTAGATCAGCCATTCCGGCACAGCGGTACTCCAGGGCGAGCGGGTGGACGGGGGAGCGGTGGGCCCGGGGTCAGCGGCCGTTGCGGCGGCGGGAACCCGGGCGCAGCGCGGCGGCGGCGAGGACGGCCGGCGTGGTGATCACGACGGTGGTCGTCATGGTGGACAGACCGCCGGGCGCCGGGCGGGCGGCCCGGCTGCCGTAGTGGAAGCGGGGCACCCAGCGGAAGGGCGCGGGACGGGGCGGGGCCGCCGCCGGGGCGGGCGCGTCGTGGGCCACGGCGGGGGGCGTCGGCCGCGGCGCGGGCGACGGCCGTTGCGCGGGCCGTTGCGCGGGCCGGGGGAGCGCCACGAGGGGCCGCGGGGCCTTCGGGCGGCCCATGGGGCGGGGCGCCGGCGTGGCGGGGGCCGGGGCGCGTGGCGGCCGTCGGACAGGTGAGGGCGAGGGGGTGGCCGGACCGCGCTCGGGGGAGGTGCCGATCTCCACCCGTCCGTCGGCGGCGCACAGCACCACATGGGCGGTGGGGGGAGTGGTGTCGACGACGACCGCGGGTCCGCCGGCGCCCGGCAGGGGACACAGCGCGGCGGCCGTTCCGATACCGAGGGTGATCCAGCCGCTCACCGGTGCTGTTCCTCTCCGCTGACGGTGTGTGTGCCTCGGGGGAGACACACACGGGGTGACGCCGACGCGCTCACCGGGTGGTGCGGGTTCGGCAACGGAAGCAACGATCATGCTCGGCCCGGGGTCACGGGCGGGGCCGGACCGGGCGGGTTCAGCGGCTCCGGGGGCGTGGTGGGCCGGCGAGGAGGAGGGGTTCGATGGCCGCGTACCGTTCGCGTTCGCGCGCGGTCGCCTTCCGGCCGGACAGGAGGGTGCCGAGCAGGCCGCACAGGAAGCCCGCCGGTACCGAGACGAGCGCGGTGGTGGTGAACGGGAACCAGTTGAAGTCGACTTCGGGGAAGGCCGATCCGGGAGAGCCGGAGACGAGGTTGGTGCCGGTCATCAGGACGAGGACGCTGACGGTTCCGCCGATGAGCGTGGACAGCAGCCCCGCACGGGTGAATCGCCGCCAGAAGAGGCTGTAGACGAGGGCGGGGGCGATGGCCGAGGCGCCGAGGCAGAAGGAGACGGTGGCGAGCGGCTGGAGACTGCGGTGCTGGGCGACGACGGCCAGCACGATGACGGGCAGGCCCACGGCGAGCGCGGCCGCCCGGGCCAGTGCCATCTCGCGCAGCGGCGAGACGCCCGGGCGGGCGGCCGCGATGTCGTGGGCCAGCGAGTTCGCGCAGGCCAGCGTCATGCTGGCCACGGACGCCAGCAGGGTCAGGAAGATCGCCGTCGTGACGGTGGCGAACAGCAGGCTCTCCGGACGGGACAGGTGCATCCCGAACGCGGCTCGTGAGCCGAGCAGGTAGGCGGTGTTGCCGCGCGGGTCGGCGCCGGCGACCCCCGCGCGCCCGATGAGGGCGGTGGCGCCCACGCCGATCACGGTGATCACGGCGATGAAGAGGGTGACCGTGGAGATCGCCCAGGACATCGCGCGGCGCACCTGGGGGGCGCTGCCCGCGGTGTACATCCGCATGGTGACGTGCGGCAGACAGGCGCCGCCCAGGACGATGGCGCACTGGGTGCTCACCATGTCGAGTCCGCGGTGCGGCCCGTCCGCGAACTGGAGTCCGTAGTGCAGGAAGTTCTGCTCGGCGCCGCTGCCGTGGGCGGCTGCCCGGAACAGGGCCCCGGGGCTCCAGCCGAAGGTGTGCAGGACGAGCCCGGAGACGACGAGCCCGGACCCGAGCAGGATGACCGTCTTGAGGATCTGGATCAGCGCGGTGCCCCGCATGCCCCCGATGGCGGCGTAGCTGATCATCAGGGTGCCCGCCCCGATGACGCAGCCGGTGCGCGTCGCGCCGTCGGGGAAGCCGAGGACGTAGGCCAGCAACTGGCCGACACCGGCGAGCTGGACGACCATCATCGGCACGAGCGAGGCGAGGGTGACCAGGCACGCGGTGATGCGCACCGCGCGGCCGGGCAGGCGTCGGCCGAGGGCGTCGGCCATCGTGAACCGGCCGGTGTGGTGCAGGGGTTCGGCCAGGAGGACCATCAGGAGCAGCAGGGAGAGCACGGTGCTCAGTGCCAGGACGACACCGTCGTAGCCGCACAGCGCGATGACGCCTCCGATGGTGAGGACGGTGGCGGCGGAGATGTAGTCACCGGCGATGGCGAGGCCGTTGCGCAGGGGCGAGAGGGAGCGGTAGCCGGTGTAGAACTCGTCGAGGTCGTCACGGTCGGGACCGGTGAGCACGCACAGCATGAGGGTCACGGTCACGACGCTGACGAACGCCACCAGGGACCAGGACTGCGCGGTGCCGTCGAGCTCCGTCACGACCGTGTCCCTTCGTGCGGGACGTGGTCGGGCCCGCGGTGCACGCGCCGGGCCAGCGGGTCGACGTAGCGGCGCGCCGTGAACTCGTAGAGGATCACGGCCAGCCAGGTGACGGGCAGTTGGACCAGGGCGAGGAGGAGCCCGGTGGGCAGGCCGCCGGGTGCCGGGCGGGTCATCACGGAGGGGGCCTCGACGGTGAGGCCGAGGAAGACGGCGAAGTAGCCCAGTGCGGCGAAGGTGGCGACGCGCCGCTGCCAGCGGCAGGCCCGGCGCAGGCGCCGGAGGTCGCGGTGGCCGCCGGTGCTCGCCCGGGCGGGTGCGGGCAGCGGGGTCCCGTCCGGTGGGGCGGCCCACCGCGGGGCGGCGGCGGGGAAGGCGTGGCGTCCGGGCCGGCGGTGGGCCGGGTGTAACTCGGAGCTGTCGGAGGACATCCCAGGATCTCCTACTGGGTCGTGGGCCCCAGGAGTGCGGACCGCGAGAAATGGGAGAGCGGTTCAACTGTTCGGGATCCGCACGTTATGCGGGCGCCGGAGCGTGCGCAGAGACTTCCGTGAACTCGCTGGTGAGGGCCGTCAAGGGGCTCTGACCTCGGGTGTTGTGGAAGTGGGCGGTGTGGCGAGGGGGCACGCCGGTGATCTGCGGGGCGTCCGCGTCCCGCCGCCCGCGCGGGTGCCCCGGACGGTGCGCGGGGCCCGTGGGCCGCTCCCGGCGAGGGCGCAGGCGGGGTGCGTCAGCGGTGCGGGGTGTCCGGACGGGGGCCGCCCAGCGTGCTGTGGACGACGTGTGCCGCGGCCACGTCCAGGGCCGCGTGGCCGGTGGACTTGAAGACGGTGAGCTGATCGGTCGAGGTCCGGCCGGGGGCCTTGCCGCACAGGACCGAGCCGAGGAGACGGACGGCTTGGCCGTGGGGCAGCCCTTGCAGTTCGTGGGCGCCGGAGGGAGGCGGGGTGGCGGCGGCGCCGGGCCATTCGGCGAACAGCGTGGCGTCCCGGACGGTGTCCTCGTCGAGCTCGGGGCCGTGCGAACCGCCGACCGAGCTGACGTGGGCGCCCGGAGCGAGCCATGCGCGGCGCAGGACCGGGCGGGTCGCTCCCGTGCAGCAGTAGACGGTGGCCGCCTCGCGTACGGCGGATTCGATGGAGTCCGTCGCGCTGCCCGCCGGGTGGAGGCCGGCCAGCGTGCGGGCCGCCGCGCGGTCGCGGCCGGCGACGGTGACGGGGTCGGCCGGGCGCAGGGCGGCCAGGAGGCAGACCTGGGCCCGGGCCTGGGCGCCGGTCCCCACGACCACGACGGGGCCCGGCCGGGCCAGCGCCAGGGCGCTGTGGGTGGCAGCCGCCGCGGTGCGCCAGGCGGTGACGGGTTCGGCGTCCATGACGGCGAGCGGTCGGCCGTCCTCGGGATCGAAGAGGGCGACGATGCCCCGGTGGCTGCTGCGCCCCGCGTGCTCCGGGTCGGCGAACACGGAGACGAGCTTGGCCGCGAGTCCCAGCCCCGGCACGTATCCGGGCATGGCGCCCAGCAGCCCGCCGGGCGCGAAGGCCGCGGTACGCGGTGGCGCGGACGCAGTGCCCCGTGCCACGGCGACGAGCGCGTCGGCGACGGCGGCCATCAGACGGCGGGGGTCCAGCGCCGCCGCGGTGGCCGCCCGGTCGAGGACGAGGAGCTCGTTCACGCGTCACCCGACCGGTCCTGACCGGACAGCAGGGCGCCGAGGGCGTCCACCGCCGAGGCGAGTTCCTCCCGGAGCAGCGGCATCCGGGACGCGTCGGTCTCGGCGGCGGGCCCGACCAGGGTGACGGCGCACACCGGCGCCCCGGGCGACGGGACGACGGCGCGGCTCAGGGAGGAGACGAGGTGCTCGTTGCGGCCGTGCTCGACGGCGAACCCGTCGGCCCGTGTCCGGTCGAGGTCGGCCAGCAGTCCCGCATCGCCCTCGATCGGGTGGCCGGCCCTGCGGGCCACGTCGAGATAGGGGCCGCGCGCCTGCGGGGGCAGGGCGGCGACCAGGGCCAGCGGACCGGCGAAGCGATGGACGGGCAGTGCCTCGTCGCGGAGCGTGCTGATCATCGCGAGGCGGTCCGGGCGGACCACGTCCACCACGCGCGAGCCGTCGTTCTCGAGGACCTGGAGGTTGACCATCATGCCGGTCCGCGCGCAGAGGTCCTCCAGGACGGGACGGGCCAGCGTGGTGAGCGAGTTGTGGGCGGCCCGGGCCGAGAGGCGCAGGACGGCGGTGCCCGGCAGATAGCGGTCGTCGGCGCGCAGGACCCAGCCGCGGCGGACCAGGTCCACCAGGATGCGGTAGGCGGTGGCCCGGTGCAGTCCGACCTCGTCGGCGAGATCGGTCAGCCGGGGCGGCCGCGGTGCCCGGGCGACCGCCTCGACCAGGTCGAGCGCCTTGTCCACGGCGGTGCGCGTGGCCTGGGCGGTGTGCGGCATCGGAACCCTTCCCGTACGAGTGGGCGGACCCTCCCGGCGCGGGCGTGCTCCGCGCGGAGGTTCGGGGGTAGGGTACCGCTGTTTCGTAGAGCGAGAGACTTGTTACTTAGAGCGTAACAGATCGAGAGTGGTGACCTTGACGAACGAGAGTCCCGGGGCGGCGACCCCCTTCGCGCCGCCCGCCGAAGGCGAACTGGTGGTCTACCGCGGCCTCACGCTCTTCGACGGCACCGGTGGCGCGCAGCGGCCCGGCGTGTCGATCGTCGTCGACGGGCCGGTGATCCGGTCGGTCGGGGACGACGCGGACACCGCGGCCGCCGTCGCCGAGGGGGCCGAAGTCGTCGGTCTCGACGGCCTGTTCGTCACGCCCGGTCTCGTCGACGCCCATCAGCACCTCGCCACTCCGCCCGACCGCCCGGTCGCCGAGGCGGTCCTGCGCCGGCTCGTCCACAGCGGGGTCACGGCCGTGCGGGACATGGCGGACGACCTGCGCCAGGTCGGCGACCTCGCGCGGGCCGCCCGGGTGGGCGAGATCGCCGCCCCGGACATCCACTACGCGGCGCTCATGGCGGGGCCCGGCTTCTTCGACGACCCCCGCACGCACCAGGTGACCCGGGGCGCCGTGCCCGGACACGTGCCCTGGATGCAGGCCGTCACCGACACGACCGACCTTCCCCTCGCGGTGGCCATGGCCCGCGGCACCTCCGCCCGCGCCATCAAGATCTACGCCGATCTGGACGCGCCGCTCGTCGCCGCGATCACCGCCGAGGCGCACCGGCAGGGCATCCCCGTCTGGGCGCACGCGGCCGTGTTCCCCGCGACGCCCGGCGAGGTCGTCGCGGCCGGCGTCGACACCGTCTCGCACGTGACCCTGCTCGCCCACGAGGCCGCCGAGGGGCCGCTGACCAGTTACCGGGACAAGCCGCCCGTCGCGCACGAGAGCCTCGTCACCGGCGAGGACGCGCGGCTCGACGCGCTCTTCGCCCGGATGCGCGGACAGGGCGTCGTCCTCGACGCGACCGCGGGCATGTGGGCGAGCGACGCACTCGCGGGCGACGACCCCGAGAGCGGCGAACGCGCCCGCCGGCAGACGGAGCTGGCCGTCGCCCTCACCGCCCAGGCACACCGGGCCGGGGTGGAACTGGCCACCGGAACCGACTACGAGACCCCTCCCGGCGAGCCGTTCCCCGCCCTGTACGAGGAACTCGCCTTCCTGGTGAAGCGGTGCGGCATCCCCGTCCGGGACGTGCTGCGTTCCGCGACGCTCGTCGGCGCCCGCAGCGCCGGGACGGCGGACCTGACGGGCACCGTCGAGCCGGGCCGGCAGGCCGACTTCGCGGTCTTCGGGCGGGACCCGCTCGCCGACATCGACCACCTGCGCACCATCACCCTGACCGTCAAGCGCGGCCGCCGCTTCCCGCGCGAGGCCTACGCCGCCCCCTCACCCCGGGAGACCCGTTGACCCGCACGCCCCTGATCGTCAACGCGCTGGGACAGCTCGACAACCCCAACGCCCCGCAGTCGATGGCGGCCGCGGCGGAGCTGAACCCGACCGGCGAGCAGTACACCGTGGACGCCCGCGCGCTCGCCGACGCGCGGGCCTCCGGCCTCACCGCCGTCAACATCACCCTGGGCTACGTGATGGGCGACCTGCCGCCCTACGAGCACACCCTGCACGAGATCGACGTCTGGGACGGCATCGTCGAGCGTCATCCGGACGACCTGCTGAAGGTCACGACCGCCGCGGACATCCGCACGGCCGCACGCGACGGACGGATCGGTGTCGTCTACGGGTTCCAGAACGCCGAGGCGGTCGAGGAGGACGCCGGGCGGGTCGCGACCTTCGCCGGACGCGGGGTGCGCGTGGTCCAGTTGACCTACAACCAGGCCAACCGGCTCGGCGGCGGCTCCATGGCGCCCGCGGGCACGGGTCTGACCGCGCTCGGACACGAGGTGGTCGACGCCCTCAACGAGCACCACCTCATGGTCGACCTCTCGCACAGCGGGGAACGGACCTGCCTGGACGCGGCCGCGTACTCCCGCGTGCCGGTGTCGGTCAACCACACCGGGTGCCGCGCACTCGCCGACCTGCCCCGCAACAAGACCGACGAGGAACTGCGCCTGGTGGCCTCCCGCGGCGGCTTCGTCGGCATCTACTTCATGCCGTTCCTCAGCCCCACCGGGCACGCCCGCGCCGCCGACGTCGTCGAGCACCTCGCGCACGCCGTCGACGTCTGCGGCGAGGACCACGTCGGCATCGGCACCGACGGACCCGTCACCGCGATCGACGACCTCGACGCCTACCGGGACCGGCTGGCCGCGCACGTGGCCCAGCGCCGGGCGGCCGGGGTGTCCGCGGCCGGCGAGCGCCCCGACACCTACCCGTTCGTGGTCGATCTGCGGGGCGTGGACCAGTTCCGCGAGCTGATCCGGCTGCTCGAACGGCGCGGGTTCCCCTCCCGCGTCATAGAGAAGGTCATGGGGCGCAACTTCGTCGACTACGCGGAACGGGTGTGGACCGCATAGTCCGCCGAGCCGCCCGCCGTCCCGTGCCACGCGCCCCGTCCCGCACGTCTGCCGGGCGCCTCACGGGGTACCCGCACGGCAGGACGACAGGGAGGACATCGTGACCCAGTACCGCGCACAGCACGTGCCGACCGCCGGCCACACCCCGGACGACGACCTGACCGGATACCAGGTGGACGCCACCGACGGCCACATCGGGAAGATCAGCAAGTACTCCAGGGACCTCGGTCCGCGGTTCCTGGTCGTGCACACCGGCCTGTGGGTGCTCGGCACCGACGTCGTGGTCCCGGCGGACGCCGTCATGGGAATCGACCACGACGCGCGCATCGTGCAGCTGTCCCGGACGAAGGAGCAGGTCAAGTCGGCGCCCGTCTTCGACGCCGACACCTACCTGGGCGATCCGCGCCACCGCGACCAGCTGGGCGGACGGCACGGCTCGGGCCACTGACCGCAGCGGCCCCGCGGCCCGCACCCACGAGGGGTGCGGGCCGTCCGCGTCCGGACCCCCCTCGCGGACTCTTACGATCTCTTGGTGCGAGCGGGCGCATGGGAAGCGGGCGGCGGGCAACGCGTCAGGGGTGACACGCGTCGGAATCGTCCTCCTGCTCCTGCTCGCCGCCCTCACGGCGGCGGCCGCGACGGCCCGGATCTCGCTCTACTGGCTGTTCGCGGCCCTCCCGCTGATGTTCCTGGCCCTGCTGGGAGCGTGGGACCTCGCACAGCGCCGCCACTCCGTGCTGCGCAACTACCCGGTCCTGGGCCACGCCCGGTTCCTCATGGAGCGGATCCGTCCGGAACTCCAGCAGTACTTCATCGAGCGCAACTACGACGGGCGCCCCTTCGACCGGGACGTACGCAGCATCGTCTACGAGCGGGCCAAGGGCACCGCCGCCGAGGAGCCGTACGGCACCGAACGGGACGTGTACCGGCCCGGCTACGAGTTCCTCGTCCCGTCGATGGCACCCCGTGAGGCACCGCAGACCCCGCCGAGGGTGCGCATCGGCGGCCCCGACTGCACCCGCCCCTACGACATGGCGCTGCTGAACGTGTCTGCCATGAGCTTCGGCTCGCTGTCCGCCAACGCGATCCTCTCGCTGAACGGCGGCGCCGCCGCGGGCGGCTTCGCCCACGACACCGGGGAGGGCGGGCTCTCCGCGTACCACCTGCGCCCGGGCGGCGACCTCGTCTGGGAGATCGGCACCGGATACTTCGGCTGCCGCACACCGGACGGCGACTTCGATCCCGGCGAGTTCGCGGACAAGGCGGCGCACGACCACGTCAAGTGCGTCTCCCTGAAACTCTCGCAGGGCGCCAAACCGGGCATCGGCGGCGTCCTGCCCGGGGCCAAGGTCAACGCCGAGATCGCCGAGGTCCGGGACGTCCCCCGCGGACGCACGGTCGTCTCGCCGCCCTATCACCGGGTGTTCTCCACCCCGCGGGAACTCGTCCGCTTCCTCGCCCGCATGCGGGAACTGTCGGGCGGCAAGCCCACCGGGTTCAAGCTCTGCGTGGGATCGCGCCGGCAGTTCCTCGCCGTCTGCAAGGCGATGCTGGAGGAGGGCACCACCCCCGACTTCATCGTCGTGGACGGAGGCGAGGGCGGGACCGGAGCCGCGCCCCTGGAGTTCGCCGACCACGTGGGCACCCCGCTCACCGAAGGGTTGCTCACCGTGCACAACGCCCTCGTCGGCACCGGCCTGCGCGACCGGATCAAGATCGGCGCGAGCGGCAAGATCGCCACCGGTACCGACCTGGTCAAACGCATGGTCCAGGGCGCCGACTACGGCAACGCCGCGCGGGCGATGATGTTCGCCGTCGGCTGCATCCAGGCCCAGCGCTGCCACACGAACACCTGCCCCACCGGAGTCACCACCCAGGACCCCCGGCGCGCCCGCGCCCTCGACGTCCGCGACAAGACACCGCGCGTCCAGCGCTTCCAGGAAGCCACCGTCGCCAGCGCCCTCCAGCTCATGGCGTCCATGGGCGTCACCGACCCGGCCGAACTGCGCCCCCACATGCTCCGGCGGCGGATCGACCCCTGGACGGAACGCTCCTACGCGGACCTGTACGAGTGGCTGGAGCCGGGACGGCTGCTCGCCGAGCCCCCGCGGTCCTGGGCGGCCGACTGGCAGGCCGCCGACCCCGACCGCTTCACCGTCTGACCCCCGGATCCCGAGATCCGGCCCCCGACCGCCGCCCGCCCCGTCCGACCGGAGGACCCCATGGCCCGAACCGTTGCCCGCGTCATCGTGGACGCACTGAGCGAACTCGGCGTACGCCAGGTGTTCGGTGTGGTCGGAGACGCCCTCAACCCGCTGACCGACGCCATCCGCACCACCGAGGGACTGGAGTGGGTCGGCTGCCGCCACGAGGAGGCGGCCGCCTTCGCGGCGAGCGCCCAGTCGCAGCTCGGCGACACCCTCGGCGTCTGCATGGGCACCGTGGGGCCGGGCTCCCTCCACCTCCTGAACGGGCTGTACGACGCGGCCAAGAGCCACACCCCGGTGCTGGCGATCGCCGGCCAGGTACCGCTCGCCGAGATCGGCAGCGACTACTTCCAGGAGATCGACAACGACGCCGTCTTCAGCGACGTGGCCGTCTTCCGCGCGACCATCACCTCTCCCGACCAACTGCCCCAGATGCTGGAGACGGCGGTGCGCACCGCGCTCGGCCGCAAGGGCGTGGCCGTTCTCACCGTGCCGGGCGACCTGGGCGAACGGGAACTGACCGCGGACCGGCCGGCGCGCTTCTCCCTCAACGCGCCCCTCAGCCGCCCCGACGAGTCCGCCGTGCGGCGCGCCGCGGAACTCCTCGACCGCGCCGAACGGGTCACGCTGCTCGTCGGCCGGGGCGCGCGCGGCACGCGACGACGTGCTCGCGCTGGCCGACCGGCTGGCCGCGCCGATGGTGCTCACCCTGAAGGCCAAGGCCGGGTTCGAGGGCGACACCAACCCCTACCAGGTCGGACAGACGGGCCTCATCGG is part of the Streptomyces asoensis genome and harbors:
- a CDS encoding DUF485 domain-containing protein, giving the protein MSSDSSELHPAHRRPGRHAFPAAAPRWAAPPDGTPLPAPARASTGGHRDLRRLRRACRWQRRVATFAALGYFAVFLGLTVEAPSVMTRPAPGGLPTGLLLALVQLPVTWLAVILYEFTARRYVDPLARRVHRGPDHVPHEGTRS
- a CDS encoding cation acetate symporter produces the protein MTELDGTAQSWSLVAFVSVVTVTLMLCVLTGPDRDDLDEFYTGYRSLSPLRNGLAIAGDYISAATVLTIGGVIALCGYDGVVLALSTVLSLLLLMVLLAEPLHHTGRFTMADALGRRLPGRAVRITACLVTLASLVPMMVVQLAGVGQLLAYVLGFPDGATRTGCVIGAGTLMISYAAIGGMRGTALIQILKTVILLGSGLVVSGLVLHTFGWSPGALFRAAAHGSGAEQNFLHYGLQFADGPHRGLDMVSTQCAIVLGGACLPHVTMRMYTAGSAPQVRRAMSWAISTVTLFIAVITVIGVGATALIGRAGVAGADPRGNTAYLLGSRAAFGMHLSRPESLLFATVTTAIFLTLLASVASMTLACANSLAHDIAAARPGVSPLREMALARAAALAVGLPVIVLAVVAQHRSLQPLATVSFCLGASAIAPALVYSLFWRRFTRAGLLSTLIGGTVSVLVLMTGTNLVSGSPGSAFPEVDFNWFPFTTTALVSVPAGFLCGLLGTLLSGRKATARERERYAAIEPLLLAGPPRPRSR
- a CDS encoding ornithine cyclodeaminase family protein, yielding MNELLVLDRAATAAALDPRRLMAAVADALVAVARGTASAPPRTAAFAPGGLLGAMPGYVPGLGLAAKLVSVFADPEHAGRSSHRGIVALFDPEDGRPLAVMDAEPVTAWRTAAAATHSALALARPGPVVVVGTGAQARAQVCLLAALRPADPVTVAGRDRAAARTLAGLHPAGSATDSIESAVREAATVYCCTGATRPVLRRAWLAPGAHVSSVGGSHGPELDEDTVRDATLFAEWPGAAATPPPSGAHELQGLPHGQAVRLLGSVLCGKAPGRTSTDQLTVFKSTGHAALDVAAAHVVHSTLGGPRPDTPHR
- a CDS encoding oxygenase MpaB family protein, producing the protein MLTAVRAQLGGALFRRVAGPDGPATRARIHETPGPRWFAPDRPIRTVHGDASMFIGGLSALLLQSLHPLAMAAVAGHSGYRGDPWGRLQRTSTFLAVTTYGTSADAQRAVDHVRAIHERIRGTTSDGAAYHAADPHLLGWVHAAETDSFLRAHARFGARPLDAAGYDGYVADTARVAEALGVSDPPRDRRQLAERLTAYRPELGATSEARAAARFLLLRPPVPLAVRPFYGGLAANAVVLLPPWARAMLGLPRVPVVESLTVRPTGQALTRAIRWAMSPPPGRSGPA
- a CDS encoding PRC-barrel domain containing protein; the protein is MTQYRAQHVPTAGHTPDDDLTGYQVDATDGHIGKISKYSRDLGPRFLVVHTGLWVLGTDVVVPADAVMGIDHDARIVQLSRTKEQVKSAPVFDADTYLGDPRHRDQLGGRHGSGH
- a CDS encoding amidohydrolase family protein; translated protein: MTLTNESPGAATPFAPPAEGELVVYRGLTLFDGTGGAQRPGVSIVVDGPVIRSVGDDADTAAAVAEGAEVVGLDGLFVTPGLVDAHQHLATPPDRPVAEAVLRRLVHSGVTAVRDMADDLRQVGDLARAARVGEIAAPDIHYAALMAGPGFFDDPRTHQVTRGAVPGHVPWMQAVTDTTDLPLAVAMARGTSARAIKIYADLDAPLVAAITAEAHRQGIPVWAHAAVFPATPGEVVAAGVDTVSHVTLLAHEAAEGPLTSYRDKPPVAHESLVTGEDARLDALFARMRGQGVVLDATAGMWASDALAGDDPESGERARRQTELAVALTAQAHRAGVELATGTDYETPPGEPFPALYEELAFLVKRCGIPVRDVLRSATLVGARSAGTADLTGTVEPGRQADFAVFGRDPLADIDHLRTITLTVKRGRRFPREAYAAPSPRETR
- a CDS encoding IclR family transcriptional regulator gives rise to the protein MPHTAQATRTAVDKALDLVEAVARAPRPPRLTDLADEVGLHRATAYRILVDLVRRGWVLRADDRYLPGTAVLRLSARAAHNSLTTLARPVLEDLCARTGMMVNLQVLENDGSRVVDVVRPDRLAMISTLRDEALPVHRFAGPLALVAALPPQARGPYLDVARRAGHPIEGDAGLLADLDRTRADGFAVEHGRNEHLVSSLSRAVVPSPGAPVCAVTLVGPAAETDASRMPLLREELASAVDALGALLSGQDRSGDA
- a CDS encoding FMN-binding glutamate synthase family protein; this encodes MTRVGIVLLLLLAALTAAAATARISLYWLFAALPLMFLALLGAWDLAQRRHSVLRNYPVLGHARFLMERIRPELQQYFIERNYDGRPFDRDVRSIVYERAKGTAAEEPYGTERDVYRPGYEFLVPSMAPREAPQTPPRVRIGGPDCTRPYDMALLNVSAMSFGSLSANAILSLNGGAAAGGFAHDTGEGGLSAYHLRPGGDLVWEIGTGYFGCRTPDGDFDPGEFADKAAHDHVKCVSLKLSQGAKPGIGGVLPGAKVNAEIAEVRDVPRGRTVVSPPYHRVFSTPRELVRFLARMRELSGGKPTGFKLCVGSRRQFLAVCKAMLEEGTTPDFIVVDGGEGGTGAAPLEFADHVGTPLTEGLLTVHNALVGTGLRDRIKIGASGKIATGTDLVKRMVQGADYGNAARAMMFAVGCIQAQRCHTNTCPTGVTTQDPRRARALDVRDKTPRVQRFQEATVASALQLMASMGVTDPAELRPHMLRRRIDPWTERSYADLYEWLEPGRLLAEPPRSWAADWQAADPDRFTV
- a CDS encoding DUF4239 domain-containing protein, which translates into the protein MPEWLIYTLACALVCAFVVAATVMRHRRVADDEDTSQTPDVLEYMVMMVGVVYAIVLGLAIAGVWEARGAAEDTVQREAQALYEIDQRLDVYPAAFHTQVRRHIDAYARHAVTEEWPAMEDDGAVDASGGRLLTRIRSDIAHRTPTDELQAQAYQPLLDQVAAADDARHQRLDSAGSTLPGVVWFGLIAGGVVTLGLLYALQIRRSARELMLATAFSALVVFLLFLVWSFDAPFGHSGTDSAQPLQELYASTA
- a CDS encoding dipeptidase, which gives rise to MTRTPLIVNALGQLDNPNAPQSMAAAAELNPTGEQYTVDARALADARASGLTAVNITLGYVMGDLPPYEHTLHEIDVWDGIVERHPDDLLKVTTAADIRTAARDGRIGVVYGFQNAEAVEEDAGRVATFAGRGVRVVQLTYNQANRLGGGSMAPAGTGLTALGHEVVDALNEHHLMVDLSHSGERTCLDAAAYSRVPVSVNHTGCRALADLPRNKTDEELRLVASRGGFVGIYFMPFLSPTGHARAADVVEHLAHAVDVCGEDHVGIGTDGPVTAIDDLDAYRDRLAAHVAQRRAAGVSAAGERPDTYPFVVDLRGVDQFRELIRLLERRGFPSRVIEKVMGRNFVDYAERVWTA